From a single Raphanus sativus cultivar WK10039 chromosome 3, ASM80110v3, whole genome shotgun sequence genomic region:
- the LOC108846881 gene encoding F-box/kelch-repeat protein At4g38940-like encodes MAGKQQSSEPPSLITSLPQDVIFDILSRLSRFDYPALSLVCKHFRSIAASPELFTTRSLLGRTEQCLYVVLSNMGELYSNRFYILCQKADGERRLGLIPSLPAIHTYFSYAKMGYLAVGSRIYVFGQSTTDRMMSLSIDCVSHTVQLLPSMPVTMCNTVADIIEGRIYVIGYHNRNDWKRKMVVLNTETQMWEPEMIWLDDSDCYICNNSCVVMADKLYTRNSANSFFYDPKENKWETDEMLDLKIWHNACVIDDVLYYLDFYEKELRAYDGKKRCWQVVKGLEALLSETTRYRIEVWSPKTVSYDGKLDLFFHSLRRHEDKLCEVWCAEI; translated from the coding sequence ATGGCAGGCAAGCAGCAATCCTCGGAACCACCGTCTCTGATTACGTCACTTCCCCAAGACGTCATATTTGACATATTATCGCGTCTATCTAGATTCGACTATCCAGCACTCTCCCTAGTTTGCAAGCACTTCCGATCAATAGCTGCGTCGCCTGAGTTATTCACAACACGATCCTTGTTGGGACGCACGGAGCAATGTCTCTATGTTGTCCTCTCTAACATGGGCGAACTTTACAGTAACCGGTTTTATATTCTCTGCCAGAAAGCAGACGGCGAACGCCGCTTGGGCCTTATCCCGTCGCTTCCTGCAATTCATACATATTTTAGCTATGCAAAAATGGGATACTTAGCAGTTGGATCGAGGATATATGTGTTTGGTCAAAGTACCACGGACCGTATGATGTCTTTAAGCATTGACTGTGTATCTCACACCGTGCAACTCCTCCCTAGTATGCCTGTAACCATGTGTAATACAGTGGCTGACATAATCGAGGGGAGAATCTACGTAATTGGATATCACAATCGTAACGACTGGAAGAGGAAGATGGTGGTGCTCAATACAGAAACACAAATGTGGGAGCCTGAGATGATATGGCTAGACGACTCTGATTGTTATATATGCAATAATAGTTGTGTGGTGATGGCTGATAAGCTATACACGAGGAATTCTGCTAACAGCTTTTTTTACGATCCAAAGGAGAATAAATGGGAAACGGACGAGATGCTGGATCTTAAGATTTGGCACAATGCGTGTGTTATTGATGATGTGTTGTACTACTTGGATTTTTATGAGAAAGAGCTAAGGGCATACGATGGAAAGAAGAGGTGTTGGCAAGTGGTGAAAGGTTTGGAAGCATTGTTGTCTGAGACGACAAGATACCGAATAGAGGTGTGGTCGCCAAAGACGGTTAGTTACGATGGTAAACTGGATTTGTTTTTCCATTCTCTAAGACGACACGAAGACAAACTCTGTGAAGTTTGGTGTGCTGAGATTTAG
- the LOC108834371 gene encoding F-box/kelch-repeat protein At4g38940-like yields MAAKKQSSEPPSLITSLPQDIILDILARVSRFDYPAFSVVCKHFRSIIASPEIYARRSLLGRTEHCLYVFLSCMDETRWRYCNRCYILCPKAEADGERRLVLIPSLPPIPTYSEYATMGFVAVGSRIYAFGRSSEHRMITLSIDCVSHTVQRLPSMPVIVSNTMADIIDGRIYVIGYGNHNDWKMKMEVFNTEIQTWEPGMMMSLDKDARYIYNNSCVAMADKIYTKNSINSFVYDPKENKWETDEMLDLKIWHNACIVDDVLYYLDCYGGELRAYDRKKRYWQVVKGLEALLSETASVRQRSEDWSPQTFSYDGKLALFFPREDSCHKKIWCAEISLERRQGGEIWGKVDWRGGLLTGKFLSLKALDVVV; encoded by the coding sequence ATGGCAGCCAAGAAGCAATCCTCGGAACCGCCGTCTCTGATTACGTCACTTCCCCAAGACATCATCCTTGACATATTAGCGCGGGTATCTAGATTCGACTATCCAGCATTCTCCGTAGTTTGCAAGCACTTCAGGTCAATTATTGCGTCCCCGGAGATATACGCTAGACGATCCTTGTTGGGACGCACGGAGCACTGTCTCTATGTTTTCCTCTCTTGCATGGACGAAACTCGTTGGCGATACTGTAACCGTTGTTACATTCTCTGCCCGAAAGCCGAAGCAGACGGCGAACGCCGCTTGGTCCTTATCCCGTCGCTTCCTCCAATTCCTACATACTCAGAGTATGCAACAATGGGATTCGTTGCAGTGGGGTCGAGGATATACGCCTTTGGTAGGAGTAGCGAACACCGTATGATTACATTAAGCATTGACTGTGTATCCCACACCGTGCAACGCCTCCCTAGTATGCCTGTAATCGTGTCTAATACAATGGCTGACATCATCGACGGGAGAATCTACGTAATTGGATATGGCAATCATAACGActggaagatgaagatggaggtGTTCAATACAGAAATACAGACGTGGGAGCCTGGGATGATGATGTCGCTAGACAAGGACGCTcgttatatatacaataatagtTGTGTGGCGATGGCTGACAAGATATACACTAAGAATTCTATTAACAGCTTTGTTTACGATCCAAAGGAGAATAAATGGGAAACGGACGAGATGCTGGATCTTAAGATTTGGCACAATGCGTGTATCGTCGATGACGTGTTGTACTACTTAGACTGTTATGGGGGAGAGTTAAGAGCATATGATCGTAAGAAGAGGTATTGGCAAGTGGTAAAAGGTTTGGAAGCATTGTTGTCTGAGACGGCGTCAGTGAGACAACGATCGGAAGATTGGTCGCCACAGACTTTTAGTTACGATGGGAAACTGGCTTTGTTTTTCCCTAGGGAAGATTCTTGTCACAAAAAGATTTGGTGTGCGGAGATTTCGCTGGAAAGACGCCAAGGAGGGGAGATTTGGGGTAAAGTTGATTGGCGCGGTGGTCTCCTGACTGGAAAATTTCTCTCTTTGAAAGctcttgatgttgttgtttGA
- the LOC108834370 gene encoding potassium transporter 1: MNQSPTLIEQGISRQHLRTVSCANVLTLAYQSLGVVYGDLSTSPLYVYKTTFSGKLSLREDDEEIFGVFSFIFWTFTLIALFKYVFIVLSADDNGEGGTFALYSLLCRYAKLSVLPNHQETDEKLSTYATGSPGETRQSTAVKSFFEKHPKSQKCLLIFVLLGTCMAIGDSVLTPTISVLSAVSGVKLKIPELHENYVVIISCIILVAIFAVQRYGTHRVAFIFAPISTAWLLSISSIGVYNTIKWNPHIVSALSPVYMYKFLRSTGVEGWVSLGGVVLSITGVETMFADLGHFSSLSIKVAFSFFVYPCLILAYMGEAAFLSKHHEDIQRSFYKAIPEPVFWPVFIIATFAAVIGSQAVISATFSIISQCCALDCFPRVKIIHTSSKIHGQIYIPEVNWMLMCLCLAVTVGLRDTNMIGHAYGLAVTSVMLITTCLMTLVMTIVWKQRTITVLAFFLCFGSIELLYFSSCVYKIPEGGWIPILLSLTFMAVMYIWNYGTTKKHEFDVENKVSIDRIIALGPSIGMVRVPGIGLVYTNLVTGVPAVFGHFVTNLPAFHRILVFVCVKSVQVPYVGEEERFVISRVGPKEYGMFRSVVRYGYRDVPREMYDFESRLVSAIVEFVETEPGGEEGSELRMEIMEAKEAGVAYILGQSYAKAKQSSSVLKKLAVNVVFAFMSTNCRGTDVVLNVPHTSLLEVGMVYYV, from the exons ATGAACCAATCACCCACTCTAATCGAACAGGGAATTTCCCGACAG CACTTGAGGACTGTTTCTTGTGCCAATGTTCTCACTTTGGCTTACCAAAGCCTTGGTGTAGTCTATGGTGATCTGAGCACATCACCTCTTTATGTTTACAAAACCACTTTCTCTGGTAAACTAAGTCTCCGTGAAGACGATGAAGAGATCTTTGGAGTGTTCTCTTTCATCTTCTGGACATTCACACTCATCGCTCTTTTCAAATACGTTTTCATTGTTCTATCAGCAGATGACAATGgagaag gTGGGACATTTGCGTTGTACTCGCTTCTATGCAGGTATGCAAAGCTAAGCGTTTTACCAAATCATCAAGAAACGGATGAGAAACTATCAACTTATGCAACGGGAAGCCCTGGAGAGACTAGACAGAGCACAGCTGTTAAATCTTTCTTTGAGAAACACCCAAAATCTCAAAAGTGCTTGTTGATCTTTGTGCTTTTAGGGACATGTATGGCTATTGGTGATAGTGTCCTCACTCCAACAATCTCAG TTCTTTCTGCTGTTTCTGGAGTCAAGCTCAAGATTCCTGAACTCCACGAGA ATTATGTTGTCATCATCTCTTGTATCATCTTGGTGGCGATATTCGCAGTGCAGCGTTATGGTACGCATAGAGTTGCTTTCATTTTTGCTCCAATCTCCACTGCTTGGCTTCTCTCGATCAGCAGCATTGGAGTCTACAACACAATCAAATGGAACCCTCATATAGTCTCTGCCCTTTCACCGGTTTACATGTATAAGTTCCTCCGAAGCACCGGCGTAGAAGGGTGGGTTTCACTTGGGGGAGTTGTTCTTTCAATCACTG GTGTCGAGACCATGTTTGCTGACTTAGGTCACTTCTCTTCCTTGTCCATAAAG GTAGCTTTCTCGTTCTTTGTATACCCATGTTTGATTCTTGCATACATGGGTGAAGCTGCATTTCTCTCTAAACACCATGAAGACATCCAGAGAAGCTTCTACAAGGCAATACCTg AGCCTGTGTTCTGGCCAGTGTTCATCATAGCTACATTTGCAGCTGTGATTGGAAGCCAAGCTGTAATATCCGCAACATTTTCAATCATAAGTCAATGTTGTGCGCTTGATTGCTTTCCTAGGGTCAAGATCATTCACACTTCAAGCAAAATCCATGGACAAATCTACATCCCTGAAGTAAACTGGATGTTAATGTGCCTTTGCTTGGCTGTCACGGTAGGGTTAAGAGACACTAACATGATCGGTCACGCATACG GGCTTGCTGTGACATCCGTGATGCTTATAACCACATGTTTGATGACATTAGTAATGACAATCGTATGGAAACAGAGAACCATTACAGTTCTTgctttcttcctctgtttcggTTCCATAGAGCTTCTCTACTTCTCGTCATGCGTCTACAAAATACCCGAAGGAGGATGGATCCCTATCCTCCTCTCCTTGACATTCATGGCTGTGATGTACATCTGGAACTACGGAACTACAAAGAAACATGAGTTCGACGTTGAGAACAAGGTCTCAATAGACCGGATCATCGCTCTAGGACCGAGTATTGGGATGGTGAGAGTTCCAGGGATAGGATTGGTCTATACTAATCTAGTGACAGGAGTTCCAGCTGTGTTCGGACACTTCGTGACGAACCTGCCTGCCTTTCACAGGATCCTTGTCTTTGTATGCGTGAAGTCGGTTCAGGTTCCGTAcgttggagaagaagagaggttTGTGATAAGCAGAGTGGGGCCGAAAGAGTATGGGATGTTTAGAAGTGTGGTTAGGTATGGATACAGAGATGTTCCTAGGGAGATGTACGATTTCGAGAGCCGGTTAGTGTCTGCTATTGTGGAGTTCGTTGAAACCGAACCGGGAGGTGAAGAAGGGTCTGAGTTGAGGATGGAGATAATGGAAGCGAAGGAAGCAGGAGTAGCGTATATATTGGGTCAGTCTTACGCAAAGGCGAAACAGTCTTCTTCCGTGTTGAAGAAGTTAGCGGTGAATGTTGTGTTTGCGTTTATGAGCACGAATTGCAGAGGGACAGATGTTGTGCTTAATGTTCCTCATACTTCTCTGCTTGAAGTTGGGATGGTTTATTACGTctaa
- the LOC108847381 gene encoding ran-binding protein 1 homolog b, with product MASISNEPEREHRDEEESGANEDEDTGAQVAPIIKLEEVAVTTGEENEDTILDLKSKLYRFDKDGSQWKERGAGTVKFLKHKETGKIRLVMRQSKTLKICANHLVTSGMSVQEHAGNDKSCVWHARDFSDGELKDELFCIRFANVENCKAFMQKFKEVAESEEEKEESKDASEAAGLLEKLTVEEKNTEEEEKKEEKPVEKVEKAVEEKKTEETVPSA from the exons ATGGCGAGCATCAGCAACGAGCCAGAGCGTGAGCACAGAGACGAAGAAGAGTCCGGAGCCAACGAGGACGAAGACACCGGCGCTCAGGTCGCTCCCATCATCAAACTCGAAGAAGTCGCCGTCACCACCGGTGAAGAAAACGAAGATACCATCCTCGATCT GAAATCGAAGCTGTATAGGTTCGATAAAGATGGGAGTCAGTGGAAGGAGAGAGGAGCTGGGACTGTCAAGTTCTTGAAGCACAAGGAGACTGGGAAGATTCGTCTCGTTATGAGGCAATCCAAAACTCTCAAGATCTGTGCTAATCATCTCG TTACGTCGGGGATGAGTGTTCAGGAGCACGCTGGGAATGATAAGTCTTGTGTGTGGCACGCTCGTGATTTCTCCGATGGGGAGTTGAAGGATGAGCTTTTCTGTATCCGCTTTGCCAATGTTGAGA ACTGCAAAGCGTTCATGCAAAAGTTCAAGGAAGTTGCTGAAtctgaagaagagaaagaggagagTAAAGACGCTTCTGAGGCTGCTGGTCTTCTTGAGAAGTTAACAGTGGAAGAGAAGAacacggaggaggaggagaagaaggaagagaaaccAGTGGAGAAGGTAGAGAAAGCtgttgaagaaaagaaaaccgaGGAGACTGTCCCCTCAGCGTAA
- the LOC108847382 gene encoding protein transport protein SEC13 homolog B — protein sequence MPGQKIETGHEDMVHDVQMDYYGKRVATASSDCTIKITGVSNNGGSQHLATLTGHRGPVWQVAWAHPKFGSYLASCSYDGQVILWKEGNQNQWTQAHVFTEHKSSVNSIAWAPHDLGLSLACGSSDGNISVFTGRADGGWDTTKIDQAHPVGVTSVSWAPATAPGALVSSGLLDPVYKLASGGCDNTVKVWKLSNGSWKMDCFPALKKHTDWVRDVAWAPNLGLPKSTIASGSQDGKVIIWTVGKEGEQWEGKVLKDFMTPVWRVSWSLTGNMLAVSDGNNNVTVWKEAVDGEWEQVTVLE from the coding sequence ATGCCGGGTCAGAAGATTGAAACAGGTCACGAGGACATGGTCCATGATGTGCAGATGGATTACTACGGGAAGCGAGTTGCAACTGCCTCGTCTGACTGCACCATCAAGATAACCGGCGTCAGCAACAACGGTGGATCCCAGCACCTAGCTACTTTAACCGGCCACCGCGGTCCTGTCTGGCAGGTCGCGTGGGCCCACCCGAAGTTTGGATCGTACCTCGCTTCGTGCTCCTATGACGGTCAGGTCATACTCTGGAAAGAAGGCAACCAAAACCAATGGACCCAAGCTCATGTCTTCACGGAGCATAAGTCTTCAGTCAACTCCATTGCTTGGGCTCCTCATGACCTCGGGCTATCCTTGGCTTGTGGATCATCCGATGGAAACATTTCGGTGTTCACAGGCCGTGCTGATGGTGGCTGGGACACGACGAAGATAGACCAAGCGCATCCGGTTGGAGTCACTTCTGTCTCATGGGCACCGGCTACTGCGCCCGGTGCTCTTGTGAGCTCTGGCTTGCTCGATCCGGTTTACAAGCTGGCTTCTGGTGGGTGTGATAATACTGTGAAAGTGTGGAAGCTCTCAAACGGGTCCTGGAAGATGGATTGCTTTCCGGCTCTTAAGAAGCACACGGATTGGGTCCGTGATGTGGCTTGGGCACCGAACTTGGGTCTCCCTAAGTCCACCATAGCCAGTGGGTCACAGGATGGGAAAGTGATAATATGGACTGTGGGGAAAGAAGGTGAGCAGTGGGAAGGGAAGGTTCTGAAGGACTTTATGACTCCGGTGTGGCGGGTGTCGTGGTCGTTGACTGGTAACATGTTGGCTGTGTCCGATGGGAACAACAACGTGACGGTGTGGAAAGAGGCTGTTGATGGAGAGTGGGAACAAGTCACCGTTCTGGAATGA